The DNA sequence tgttaggtcctctacagagaattgtgctttagcttctcttagctttcgcttcaaggtcctttcaggttcagggtcagcctcaacaagaatccttttgtctttgctcctgctcatataaaagagaaaagaacaagaaaatatggaatcctctatgtcacagtatagagattccttgaggtgtcagaggaaaagaaaaatagaagaaagaggtagaaaattcgaacttatcaaggaaagatggagttcgaattgtgcatcaaggaagagtgttagtccataaacagaaggatgtgagaagaggggaagagattttcgaaaattaagtaaaagatttttaaaaacattttgaaaaaacactaattgattttcgaaaaccaagagtggaaaagaaatcaagtgatttttttgaaaaagattttgaaataagaaattaaaaagatatgattgaaaactattttgaaaaagatgtgatttaagaagatatgattgaaaaagatatagttttaaaaagacatgattgagaagatatgatttgaaaaacaatttaaaaagatttgattttgaaaattaatgacttggctaacaagaaaagatatgattcaaacattaaacctttctcaacagaaaaggcaacatacttgaaatgttgaatcaaatcattaattgatagcaagtatttttgaaaatagaaagaaattgattttgaaaacatgtgattgaaaagatatgatttgaaaaagatttgattttgaaaaattttgaaaacttgaaaaaaatttgcattaaaaacaaaatcttccctcttgtgccatcctggcgttaaacgcccagaatggtgcacattctggcatttaacgcccaaaactcaccctttttgggcgttaaacgcccagccaggcaccctggctagcgtttaaacgccaattttccttcttcactgggtgtttttaacgcccagctttttttgtgtaattcctctgcagtatgttctgaatcttcaattctctgtattattgacttgaaaagacacaaattaaaaaattttttggatttttaatgatgaggagaaatcaaaatgcaactaaaatcaaataaacaatgcatgcaagacaccaaacttagaagtttgtatactactgacactaacaagttgagaatgcatatgaaaaacaacaaaacacacaaaacaagagaatttaaaaatcagagcaagtaaatcatcaagaacaacttgaagatcaatgaaggcacatgaaaaatgcaagaagaacagaaacatgcaattgacaccaaacttaaaatgagactagtgtctcaataagaaacataaaatatttttggttttttttttgtaatttttttggatttttcgaaaattgagtggaaaagaaaataaagatatcaaaattcttaatgagaattccaggaatcatgcaatgttagtctaaaggaattagacatggctagccaagcttcagcaggacattgcattcaagagctaaattgatgaaaatcaatcagctttggtgatgataagaacatcaccttgaaacactagaattcattcttaagaactctgaagaaaaatacctaatttaagcaacaagatgaaccgtcagttgtccaaactcaaacaatccccggcaacggcgccaaaaatttggtgcacgaaattgtgatcatcaatggcgccatcaacatggtacgctcaattgcaatctcaactctttatcgcaacttcgcacaactaaccaagaagtgcactgggtcgtccaagtaataaaccttacgcgagtaagggtcgatcccacggagattgttggtatgaagcaagctatggtcatcttgtaaatctcagtcacgcagattcaaatggttatgggtgatttatgaataaagcataaaataaaggatagagatacttatgtaattcattggtgagaattttagataagcgtatggagatgctttgtcccttccgtttctctgctttcctactgtcttcatccaatccttcttactcctttccatggcaagctgtatgttgggcatcatcgttgtcagtggctacaatcccgtcctctcagtgaaaatgttcaacgcaccctgtcacggcacggctaatcatctgtcggttctcaattaggttggaatagaatccattgattgttttgcgtctgtcactaacgcccagccttcaggagtttgaagctcgtcacagtcattcaatcattgaatcctactcagaataccacaaacccacagacaaggtttagaccttccggattctcttgaatgccgccatcaattctagcttataccacgaagattccgatcaagggatccaagagataaacattcaagccttgtttgcttgtagaacgggagtggttgttaggcacgcgttcataagtgagaatgatgatgagcgtcacataatcatcacattcatcaagttcttgagtgcgaatgaatatcttggaataagaacaagctaaattgaatagaagaacaatagtaattgcattaatactcgaggtacagcagagctccacaccttaatctatggtgtgtagaaactccaccgttgaaaatacataagaacaaggtctaggcatggccgaatggccagcctcccacgatctaagaactagacgtccaaagatgatcaaaggatctaaagtgatccctggatgaaaatacaatagcaaaaggtcctatttgtagagaactagtggcctagggtttacagagatgagtaaatgacataaaaatccacttccgggcccacttagtgtgtgcttgggctgagcattgaagctttcatgtgtagagacttttcttggagttaaacgccagcttttgtgccagtttgggcatttaactcccattcttgtgccagttccggcgtttaacgccgggcagttttgagctgatttggaacgccagtttgggccatcaaatctcgggtaaagtatggactattatacattgctagaaagcccagtatgtctactttccaacaccattgagagcgcgtcaattgggcttctgtagctccagaaaatccacttcgagtgcagggaggtcagaatccaacagcatctgcagtcctttttagcctctgaatcagattttttgctcaggtccctcaatttcagccagaaaatacctgaaatcacaaaaaaatacacaaactcatagtaaagtccagaaaagtgaattttaactaaaaactaataaaaatatactaaaaactaactaaaacatactaaaaacatactaaaaataatgcgaaaaagcgtataaattatccgttcatcacgaCACTACTTTCAGAGTCACACAATAATAGTGCCAACAGACCAACTCCTGAGGCAGATATTAACCAGACCCGAGCTTGCCGGACAATTAATAAAATGGTCCATCGAACTCTCCGAGTTCGATATTCAATACGAATCAAGAAAAACTCTGAAAGCACAAATACTTGCCGACTTCGTATCAGAAATGACCAATGAAACACAACATACAGAGGCCAACTGGAGTATACATGTTGATGGGGCATCAAACAGAGAGGGCAGCGGAGCAGGAATACTACTAAAGGAAGGAGAGAAAGTGATAGCCGAGCAATCACTACAGTTCCGCTTCAACGCAAgtaacaaccaggcagaatatgaggctCTACTAGCAGGACTAAAACTCGTCCAAAAACTAAGAATACCTCAGATAATAGTTTACTGTGACTTTTCACAAGTAGTACATCAAATCAAGGGCGAATACCAGGTAAAAGATCCTTTGTTAGAGAAATATTGACTCATAACAAAGGATCTCATCTCAAAATTCAGAAAATTCGATATTATCCATGTAAACCGAGAACAAAACACCAGAGCCAACGTGTTAGCCAAATTAGCCACAATAAGGCAAATGGAAAACACACCGGCGCTGTCTCAGCTAACACTTGATAAGTCGAGCTTTGAGCAGGACACAATCTTAAGCATCATGCAGGTACAAGACTGGAGAACACCTTTCATCGACTACATCAATACAGGTGTCGTACCAAACAAGGAGCCAAACCCGCATCTCTTCCGAAGAAAAGCAAGCTTCTACACAGTAGTAGGAAATACACTATACAGACGAGGACATTCCCAACCACTCCTTAAATGTATCAGCAAGGACGAAGCCGAAGAGGTTATAGCAGAAACACATGAAGGGGTCTGTGGAAACCACATTGGCGGCCGAGCACTGGCCACCAAAATATTACGAACAGGGTACTACTGGCCAATGATAAAAAGGGATTGTATTTCCAAAGTCAAGGCATGTGACAGCTGTCAAAAGCACGCCACCATCTCAGGGATCCCAGTAGAAAAGCTCCACACCATAGAGTTAAGCTGGCCTTTTGATAGGTGGGGATTAGACATTCTCGGACCTTTCCCAAAAGTGCCAAGTCAGGTAAAGTTCCTCTTAGTATCAATAGATTACTTCTCTaagtggatagaagcacaacCACTAGCACATATAACGGCAGAAAAGGTGAGATCTTTCCTATGGAAAAATATCATATGTAGGTATGGCATCCCAAGAGAGATAATATCGGATAACGGGAGATAATTCACAGACCACAAACTTGATTCTTTCCTAACAAATTTCAAAATTACACATCACTTCAGCTCGGTTGagcatccacaaaccaacggatAAATTGAGTCGGCTAACAGAATTATCTTGCAGAGACTAAAGAAAAAGCTTGGCGAGGCAAAAGGCGAGTGGGCCGATCTCATTCCAGAAATCTTGTGGGGTTACAATACTACGGTACAATCTGCCACAGGAGAAACTCCCTTCAAGCTGGTATATGGGGTGGACGCACTAATCCCAATAGAGATCGGCATACTGACGTTAAGATGCGAGCTATACAATCCACAAGGCAATGCGCATGCTAGAACAACCGAATTGGACCTCATAGAGGAAGAAAGAGATATCTCAGCCATAAGGCAACGAGCAATGAAGAGTTTCATCGAAAGAAGACACAGCAAAAAGGTAGTACCAAGGTCTTTCCAAGAAGGAGACCTTGTACTCAGGTGAACAGAAGAAGCACGGAATCCTCCAACACATGAAAAATTAGCAGCAAATTGAGAAGGACCACTCCGAGTAGCCAGAAACCTCGGCAAGGGGGCTTACAAGCTAGAAACCCTTACGGGGGAACAACTCCTAGGAACATGGAATGTGATATCACTAAGGAAATACCAATCATGATTATACACTGTATTACCCGAATGAAGGTACTCTTTTTCCCCTTCGAAGGTTTTTTCCCACATGGGTTTTACTCgaagagggttttaacgaggctggATGCCCCAAGTCATTGTGTAAACGCAATCGCTAATGCAAAATAGAATTTTATTGTTATCATAACCTTAATAACTAACATATTTTATAATCAAAGAGATTAAGAGTCAAAACAAAAATCGAGCTTCATACTCAGAAACCAACAAAACATGCCGAGAATAATACTCGGAAATATCCAAAAAGCGAAACAAACAAGATAAATACATGTCCAAGGCCAAAGAGCCATACATAAgcttaacaaaataaaacatagaTAACAAAAGGCCTAATCTGCCTTGTCACCAATACTGGACTCCTCACTATCATCTCCAACAGCAGCCTCATCCTCCATGAGCTGGCCATTCACAACCACCTTGGTTGCATCAAGCTTCGTCACATCAGACTTAGGAAATAATACCCTGACCTGAGACACAGCACGTTCAAAACCTTGCGCAAAGGCCTCATAGACCTTGGTCTCCAACTCTTTCACTCTCGATCCCAATCGATCATTTTCAGCTTTAGTAGTCTTGACTTCTTCAGGAGAAGAAAGTTAAAGAcacctttcctcagcaagctctGACTCCCTCAACCTTAGAGAAGAAGACAGCTCGACAATAGTCTTCTCCTTCTTTTCCACAGCCAAGGACAACTCGGCAGAATCTAGAGCAGCTTTATTTTTCCTTTCAAGAGCGAGCTTTTGAGCAAGCCCAACAGCCACGATTCGCGCACCAATCACCTACCACAAAGACGGAAGAGTCATAACGGCACAAAGCGGAAACAAACAAAGCAAATTTAATTCCTCACTTGCAGAAAATGGCTTATTCCAACATGTCCAATGCCATCAATCATCTTCATATCATCAAGAAAACAGCAAAGCTCATCATCCATAACAGAAAAAGGATATAGTTTACTCCACAGAGACCGAGTATGCACGTCCTCCAAATAACCGTGCAGTTTTTTCTAAGACTCATAAGCCGATTCCACTCTCTGAAGCTCCATAGACGACTCTCCTTTCTCCAGAAAAGTCTCAGCAATCTTCTCTTTCACATTACCCCTCTTTCGCTTTGGCTTATGGGTCGGATCATGCTGAAATACATGACCCTTCTCGACATTTTTAGTCGAACCTTCTTTCTCCCTTTTCTTTCGTTGATTGAAGAAGGACTTTAGTCCGGCAGTAGTGATAGTAGGAGCCTTGTCACCTGCACAAAAACCGGCAATAAGAAAACAAACCAAGCGCAACACAATAACAAAACACCAAAAACTAAATTACCTAGGTAATCTAGAACAGCTTGCCTATCGGAATCCCATTTCAACAACTCAGATACGGACAACAGACCTTTCGGGACCAACATCTCAAACAAAAACTCCATTAAAATCTGGTCGTCAATCGACCTATCATCCACATCCAGAACTTGCATCGGCTCAGGACACCATGACAAAGAAAATTTCTCAACAAGGTACTCGTTTAGGTAAAAGAAAAACTGCTCAAGCACGCTCCTAACCTTAACGAACATggtcttaaaatctttaaaagatgaCTTATAAAGACCGAAGATAGCACGACGAGGATAACTACTCAGATTAACCCATAGCCCACGACCAACCCTCTTAGCTTGGAACAACGAAAAAAAGAGCCTAAGAGACGAAGGATGATTAAGGAACTCCATCAAAACCTCGAACGCCCTTACAAACCCCCACGAATTAGGATGAAGCTGACTCGGAGCACAATTCAACCAGTAAAGAACACCACATTCAAAATCAGTGAAGGGAAGCCTAACTCCTAGCTCAGTAAACAAGCAGCTGTACATATAGAAGAAAGCCCAATCATCACGAAAATGGAAGACACGGTCACCAGCATCAcaaggaagtatcactatcttAATACCACTACCACTCCTAACCCATACGTTAGAACCTAGCACATCAACCGACTCCCTATCACTAAACTGAGAAACATAACCTCTAACCCTAGCATCGACCCAGCCATAGAGGTCACCCTCACCAACACCAGCCTTTTCCTCTTCCATGCAACAAAGTAAAGAAAActaaaatgagaaagaaagaaggagcagGAACACGAATCAGCACTCACTTTTTTTGCTCATTTTCTCCAAAACGTAGAATTCCCAAAATACCAAGAAAAAATCAAAGGGAGAAACACGTTTATTACACATAAAAAGAAGCAGTTACATATGAGGCGTTATCTTCCAATCCAAGCCATCAACACACCCACGATCAAAAACTCCACCAATCACACGGTCAGGGGCACCTCTAAATTCGCAGCATAAATCAAATCAATCACTCATTAAAGTGCAAAGAACAAAGCAAGCATTAAATGCTGCAAACGTTTCAAATTCACCAATAGAACTAAGCCGAGCTTGGGGACTGAAGGACACAGCACAAAAATGAATCCTTAGCCGAGGTATACAACATTACCGAGAAAAAAGCTCGCCTTCGTTCTATCCAAACCAaggcaagcttgggggctatgatacgtCACCACATACCTCGGTCACCAAAAAACCTCGGAACATTAATAGATAAGATCGGCCCACTTATTTGAAAATAAGAAACATGCTCGGCAAATATGATCACTGAAACAGAATACGATAACTGACCTACAGACTCAGACTTATCCACAACAAACGGATAAAACAACATCTATAAAGCCGAACTAATATCCTCGGCTATAGGGCAGGTTTTATTCTCAGTCTTTGTATTTTACTTAATACACTTATTAGAGATTATTATTGACTTGAGCGTCAGAGTATCTTTTGCAGGTATTTCCGCCGCGGTGTTTGGTCCTGGTCGACGTATAGCTCTTCCTCTCTGCTGACAACTTGCTCGGAAGTGTTAAAACTTGGCCATCTCAATACTCGGACGAATCAAGATCCAAGTCGAGAAGAACACTCCAGAGTAACACAAAAAGTCACATAGGAGTATCTTAGGTTAGCGCTAAAACACGCAATAAATCTTCTATTATTGTCTTACAATAAATCTTCTATTATGGTCTTCTAGGATATTCCCACAAACGAATCTTCCCTCCTTGTTGACCAAACTATCTAAATTGATGAGCTTTTATAAAGGGATAAATTAAAAGATATCATCGGATAAGTTATCTTCAAAGGTCCTAATCTTTCTATTAACTCGAGCAAATTCAGTGTGGACTAAATAATAATCTTTTGTTAAATAAAAAGCGAGttcatgaatttttttttcaaaaatcttatttatttatgaaaaaaaattatttttttaaaacaaaaaaaactcatAGTACTAACAAAGAGAAGAGATCATACAAAGTTGATACTACATAATTAGTAGTATAATATTCTTCGATTATTTTAAATCGCGTTTAAAAGATGCATACATAAGATTGATAGCGTATGTCAAAATTATCTTTATAACAACTTCAGAATAAATGCAACACTATCCATCTTTTAACTTTTTAGTTTTTCATGATTAAATcagttataaaataattaaaaaatctgaATTCATATATCAAGTGTAtctcttaacaaaaatattttaggaacaaCTAAATTCAAAGTTATCTAGACttagaaggagaagaaagaaaaaaggagacGAAACTaaggaaaataaatatatatgaaatATAAATTAATGATTTTTTAACTAGCTTTTCATTATCATGCACAAGTACATATGCTAATATTTAAAGTATATATTGAATTCAGTTAAGATgtgttttaatattttaaattaagaaatttttataaaaaattaataaaatttaaaattttaacatatttagtatatattaattaaaataaaaaattataaacttctacaaataataacattaaaaatacaccaagagaaaaataatatttactatGATACTTATATATAATTacctaatttattaaaataaaataaaaattaatatttaatttaaaaatataaaaataaataatttttaaataattaaaatttatcataaaaaataaattcgaCCAATTCCACACCAAAGAATTtgccccccaaaaaaaaaatactgaaaagtGATACATGTAATTCTCATCATTTATGCGTTGACCATGGATCTTTTGATATGACATCACTGTGCACGTAGGTGCCGTTTTTTTCTGCATTAGCTTTCCCCCAAAAGCAAGAGGATTCGGAAAGAtgagaaaaaacaaacaaaagtacCTCTACAAAGTCTAACATATATCAGGTGAATATTATCGTAGCTAAAAGATAATGCCTACATATTATAAAggcttaaaaattaatatttaattaaaaaataaaaaaataaataatttaaaaaatcaaaaattattaaaaaaaataaattagataaaatttagaCAATAATTCATAATATTTATAGAATTGGCTCGTAAATAATTCCATTTTATTTGGCGGTGAACCGCCTCCCACCTCATCAACCAACAGCTCCGCGTGTCCGCCAGAGACTAAGAAACATTCATGTCAATTTATTCAGTAGTCAAGCTCCATACCAGACAAACAAACAAACATTTTTGACTCCCCTCAACCCCATTTACCCACATACGTATTAATATTAATGAATATTTTACCAACACAAATTAATCAATTAAGCCCTCAATAATTTCCTTGTAGAATTGTCATATCTTATTCTATTAAAGTCCAATTTTAAGGAGGAGGGATTCCTAATTGACAACCCGTGGAACAAAAATGTGGTTAGAAATACTAATACTTTTTCAGCCATAAATAATTAACATTCACTGCTCTAATTGATTAGCAGAAGCAATTAAGAAGCTCAACCCCGAAAGGCAGAAAAGGTTTTCAATTCTAAGAAGAAGATGGGGATAACAGGGTGCAGTGTTGGTGGGTACATGGACGACACAAAGTTCAACAAACCTATGCCATGGATTGGGATATACATAGCAGCAGCTTCCCTTGCTTGTCTCATAGCAGTAACTGTAGATCTCATACATGGAATTCGAGGCCGCAAATTCTGGTTCCCTTGCAGATACTTCTGCCTCAACGCTACTTCCTTGACCATAATCGGCGTTGCGCTTAAGCTTTCCGTTGATCTCAACACTCCGGTGCCTCAGCGCCATGACCAGCTCGCTAAACTCAGCAGCAGCGCCTTGATCTGCACAATCATTGGTGAGTCCAAGGAAGTTAGTTGAATTAGTTAGAAATTCTGTTACGGTTAGATAGTTAGTTAGTTACGAAGAGCCTCTATTGCACTTGCTTTTAGACTTGTATGTAATAAGACTGAGTGAAAGGAATAAAAGACTGAAAAATGATATGTATGAATCTATTGTGTATATTATTTGAATGATTAGGAACATGTTCTCCTCTGTACAACTCGTAAAATATACGCAAGATCTCAAATCCACAAAATGATTCCTTTGGCCAGAAAAAGAAAGAGTGTGTGTAGTGATTCATCATAACATACTAATtctagaatagaaaagaataaaggTGCATAAAATGTAGAAAGGAGAAAGGGATGAAAAGAAGTTATTTGTCCTGCTGGGCTTCATCATTGTGATTGTGCCGTGAGCTCTTTTGTATGCACAATCACAGGTTATATTAGTTACAAATTCTGTTATAGTTAGTTATGGATAGCAGCTACTCTACTTTGCTGGCCGACTTTCAGTTACAAAATCTGTTATACTTATGGATAGCAGCTACTGTGCTTTGCTTACAGACTTGCAGTTACAAATTTTGTTATGGTTAGTTATAGCAATTGCAAATTCTGTTATGGCTGGTTGATTAAGATTAATACAACTTATAACTTTATTCACTTTTGATAGGTAACTCCATGCCTTCTCTTGGTGTCACGGACAACAAAGAGACCATGATGAATGTTGTGGCCATGGGAATACTTGTGATCACCATGATTGTGAATATCTGCATCCAATTTGTTACCGGGGTTATCTATGTATTCTGGGTAGAACATGCTATCATCATGCTTCTAATGCTCATTCTCTTGATGACAATGTTCTCCTCCGCAGTGGCTATCCCGAAGATGAAGCATTACTTGGAGCTGAAGTATGAGATGAATGAGGAGGCGCTAAAAGAAAGCGCAAACCAAGTAGAAGAAGCCAAAGCCGAAGCCAATAATCAAGTCATCAACAGTCTTAGAGAAGAACTAATGAGGTTTTGGATGATGGCACACACTAGCAGCCCCCAATTTGTTCTTGGAAGGTCAGTGACGTGCACTGCATCAGGCGCTTTCTGTCTTCTAAGTACAATGGCATTAGCAGAGGCTATGCTTAGGTCTTATTTAATGCCATGGTCCTTTAGATTCTGCACTGGCCACAGTGATTACAAATGGTCCACCATAATGATTCTCATAGTTCAGGTTGCTGCAGTGGCAATTGGTACTATTTCCCCTGCTTTTAGATGGTTCACTGCCATAAGTTATAGATGCCCAATCTTGAGACATAGAAGTACTAAGAAGAAATTACAAGTGGAAGGATATTGAACTGCTAGGCTAATTCTAATGAAAGAAACGCCTCTTGGTTTTCGAATTCGGAATAGGCAGTACAGAAAGTTAGCCCATGATGCAAAAGTGATcctgttcaagttcttgattaaACTGCAGATAGGGATTGTTCTGACGTGCAAAGCAACACAGTGTGTTTCCGTGTCCCTCATGTGCTTTGTGTTGGCAGGTTGTAACTTTTTCAGGAAGTTAAAGTCCAAGTTTAGTCACAGTGTCTCAAGCATTAGCAGCGGGACAGAGTCAAGGACGAATGCGAAGTTCGATCTGAGgcgttttgttcttcatcttgaaGGCGAGGAAGAGCTAGTTGGGGTGATGATGAAAGACAATCGTGACGCCACTAATCATTGGTTTCAAGCTGGGGAAAAGAAGGAACCAAAACATGTCATTGAGCTAATAGAAAAGTGTTCAATCTTGGAAGGGTTTAAGGGAGTGGTAGCGTTTGACAGTGACCAAGTTCCTCATTTACACTGTGCAGAACCTCCAAATAGTTGGTCACTTCCTTTGGTAACACTAGCAAGCATAATAGTTGCAATTCCAAACATTGATAGGTGTAAGGTGAGAAATTTGATAGATGCTCTAAATGAAGGGCTTCCCTATGTGAAGTTCATAGAAAACAACTTGGACAAAGAAGGAAAATTAATTAAAGTGAGGACAGCTGCAGAAATCATATGGCTTGGAGTTGATCTATAT is a window from the Arachis hypogaea cultivar Tifrunner chromosome 1, arahy.Tifrunner.gnm2.J5K5, whole genome shotgun sequence genome containing:
- the LOC112802830 gene encoding uncharacterized protein isoform X2, translating into MGITGCSVGGYMDDTKFNKPMPWIGIYIAAASLACLIAVTVDLIHGIRGRKFWFPCRYFCLNATSLTIIGVALKLSVDLNTPVPQRHDQLAKLSSSALICTIIGNSMPSLGVTDNKETMMNVVAMGILVITMIVNICIQFVTGVIYVFWVEHAIIMLLMLILLMTMFSSAVAIPKMKHYLELKYEMNEEALKESANQVEEAKAEANNQVINSLREELMRFWMMAHTSSPQFVLGRSVTCTASGAFCLLSTMALAEAMLRSYLMPWSFRFCTGHSDYKWSTIMILIVQVAAVAIGTISPAFRWFTAISYRCPILRHRSTKKKLQVEGY
- the LOC112802830 gene encoding uncharacterized protein isoform X1 yields the protein MKETPLGFRIRNRQYRKLAHDAKVILFKFLIKLQIGIVLTCKATQCVSVSLMCFVLAGCNFFRKLKSKFSHSVSSISSGTESRTNAKFDLRRFVLHLEGEEELVGVMMKDNRDATNHWFQAGEKKEPKHVIELIEKCSILEGFKGVVAFDSDQVPHLHCAEPPNSWSLPLVTLASIIVAIPNIDRCKVRNLIDALNEGLPYVKFIENNLDKEGKLIKVRTAAEIIWLGVDLYQKWHDVDLYKLSLQSESPKETLEKLSEAAKIRYHKFKAKYNHICIRVSPSSWPIKILSSNSMYRISQATLLNHECMKDHSSERLFEALKGMICDILGACLTNLPHVISTKCLNSAIEEREDSVRYSVHVLGKTKKIIEMLEKRAFPVLDFGKGTNIEDWRLMHKQNKFLPFDPCSLENDTLKAPEKSSDCRLNID